The Malus domestica chromosome 10, GDT2T_hap1 genome contains a region encoding:
- the LOC103445716 gene encoding auxin-induced protein 22D-like, with protein MEDQLNFKATELRLGLPGSSEEPENKKAAPSPPMAKNNKRASPDSAAEECSTSSDPIDVPPTKTQVVGWPPIRSYRKNSLQLREAYVKVSVDGAPYLRKIDLKVYNSYPELIKALEKMFNLANINGSDFAPTYEDKDGDWMLVGDVPWNMFVSSCKRLRIMKGSEARGLSTCF; from the exons ATGGAAGACCAGCTAAATTTCAAGGCAACTGAGCTAAGATTAGGGTTGCCTGGAAGCTCTGAAGAGCCTGAGAACAAAAAAGCAGCACCGTCTCCTCCTATGGCTAAGAATAACAAGAGGGCTTCGCCGGATTCAGCGGCTGAGGAGTGCAGTACAAGTTCTGATCCCATAGATGTCCCTCCCACCAA GACACAGGTAGTAGGGTGGCCTCCAATCAGATCTTACAGGAAAAACAGTTTGCAACTGCGAGAGGCGTACGTGAAAGTAAGCGTCGACGGAGCTCCTTATCTGAGGAAGATTGATCTCAAGGTTTACAATAGCTACCCCGAACTCATCAAGGCCTTAGAGAAGATGTTCAACCTAGCCAATATTAATGGATCCGATTTTGCTCCGACATATGAAGACAAAGACGGCGACTGGATGCTTGTTGGAGATGTGCCATGGAA TATGTTTGTTTCTTCCTGCAAAAGGCTGAGAATCATGAAGGGATCTGAAGCCAGAGGATTGAGCACTTGTTTCTGA
- the LOC103445715 gene encoding protein OSB1, mitochondrial-like: MALERATPAATSATFLANPQVPAFFPSTNHLAFARRRFNLKCSMEYSRDQYNGNGSSIQVPIAYPRPVEVQWKKELCNTVHLIGVVGLPVEIKHLPSGKVLAWTRLAVKKSAPDTSWINLTFWDELAHVAFQHVEKGQQIYVTGRLISDSVETDEGKQQTYYKVVVQQLNFVEKGFSSPALKDHDSDSFTAGRNLGNNATKNITETTQELWQAFFANPVEWWDNRKTKRNPKYPDFKHKDTGEALWIEGRNNPQWVKSQLAILDTRMGTLDDQDHNIHTNIFAGDSFSPF; the protein is encoded by the exons ATGGCGTTGGAGCGAGCAACTCCGGCGGCAACAAGCGCAACCTTCCTCGCAAACCCCCAAGTTCCCGCCTTTTTCCCATCCACCAACCACTTGGCCTTCGCACGGCGCCGTTTCAATCTCAAATGCTCGATGGAGTACAGTAGAGACCAGTACAACGGCAACGGGAGCAGCATTCAGGTGCCGATAGCGTACCCTAGACCGGTGGAGGTTCAGTGGAAGAAGGAGCTGTGCAATACGGTGCACCTCATCGGCGTCGTCGGTCTTCCCGTCGAAATTAAGCACCTCCCCTCCGGAAAGGTCCTCGCTTGGACCCGCCTCGCCGTTAAGAAGTCCGCCCCCGACACCTCTTG gATTAATCTGACATTTTGGGATGAGCTAGCACATGTTGCTTTTCAGCATGTAGAGAAAGGCCAACAAATATATGTAACGGGCCGTCTGATATCAGATTCTGTTGAAACCGATGAAGGGAAGCAGCAGACCTACTATAAG GTAGTTGTTCAGCAACTGAATTTTGTTGAAAAGGGCTTTTCATCGCCGGCTTTGAAAGATCACGACTCTGATTCATTTACAGCAG GTAGAAACCTTGGCAACAATGCCACAAAGAACATAACGGAAACCACACAAGAATTATGGCAAGCCTTCTTTGCTAATCCAGTTGAATGGTGGGATAATAGGAAGACCAAG AGGAACCCAAAGTATCCGGATTTTAAGCATAAAGATACTGGAGAAGCCTTGTGGATTGAAGGCCGGAACAATCCGCAGTGGGTGAAGTCCCAACTGGCTATACTGGATACAAGAATGGGAACCCTTGATGACCAAGATCATAACATTCATACAAATATATTTGCCGGTGATAGTTTTTCGCCTTTCTAA
- the LOC103445713 gene encoding tryptophan synthase alpha chain-like, which yields MAAASSLKSAAGFLQLKKPQNPLLLSSPNQVSTISTKKFAPIAALTATPVVSLSQTFINLKDQGKVAFIPYITAGDPDLSITAEALKVLDSCGSDIIELGVPYSDPLADGPVIQAAATRSLARGTNLNAIISMLKEVIPQLSCPIALFTYYNPILKRGIPEFMSTIKDVGVHGLVVPDVPLEETEILRKEAAKNNIELVLLTTPTTPIDRMKAIAEASEGFLYLVSSIGVTGARASVNERVPALLKEIKETTKRPVAVGFGISKPEHAKQVAGWGADGVIVGSAMVKLLGEAKTPEEGLKELATFTKSLKSALL from the exons ATGGCGGCTGCTTCTTCTCTGAAATCTGCAGCTGGGTTTCTCCAACTGAAGAAACCACAAAATCCTTTGCTTCTTAGCTCTCCCAATCAAGTATCCACCATTTCGACCAAGAAGTTTGCTCCAATAGCGGCTCTCACCGCCACCCCAGTCGTCAGCCTCTCCCAGACTTTCATAAATTTGAAGGATCAGGGAAAG GTTGCATTTATCCCTTACATCACTGCTGGTGATCCTGACCTTTCAATCACGGCAGAAGCATTGAAGGTGCTTGATTCTTGTGGATCGGACATAATCGAATTAGGCGTGCCGTATTCTGATCCATTAGCAGATGGTCCAGTTATACAG GCTGCAGCCACCCGTTCCTTGGCAAGAGGGACCAATCTCAATGCAATTATTTCAATGTTGAAGGAG GTGATTCCCCAATTGTCTTGCCCAATTGCTCTGTTTACATACTATAACCCGATTTTGAAGCGTGGGATTCCAGAGTTCATGTCCACCATCAAAGATGTTGGTGTACATG GGCTTGTGGTTCCAGATGTTCCATTGGAGGAAACAGAAATTTTAAGAAAGGAAGCTGCGAAAAATAATATTGAATTG GTATTACTAACAACACCCACTACTCCAATTGATCGAATGAAGGCCATTGCCGAAGCTTCAGAAGGATTTCTGTACCTG GTGAGCTCGATCGGAGTTACTGGTGCCCGTGCATCTGTGAATGAACGAGTTCCTGCTCTTTTAAAGGAAATTAAAGAG ACAACAAAAAGGCCTGTTGCGGTTGGTTTCGGCATCTCAAAGCCCGAACACGCGAAACAG GTAGCCGGGTGGGGAGCCGACGGTGTTATCGTTGGTAGTGCGATGGTGAAGCTGTTGGGCGAAGCGAAAACTCCCGAGGAGGGGTTGAAggaactagcaaccttcaccaAGTCTTTGAAATCTGCCCTCCTCTGA
- the LOC103445712 gene encoding light-inducible protein CPRF2-like isoform X1, with protein MHSVFTADDSSDPFWALSSPAAEMNRSASEWAFEQFLDEFSTPAATPRQSVAEQFPVSSAASCSVVSQSSTSKRDDVDEEVVEIKKPDRNRQQPPPQQLNHPPPPTVLDPAPKAPVNSDQYREFLKNRLDLACAAASSLTPVDLGNLAENQSPVSKPSQLAPTRSLDKDSGNGLPMTQNEADASPLGISASPAAQRRTPVLSKQTTSGSSKEDSDDDDLEGDIEINENMDPSDVKRARRMLSNRESARRSRRRKQAQMSELETQVGQLRVEHSGLLKRLTDVNQKYDNAAVDNRILRADIETLRAKVKMAEESVKRVTGINPLLLAMSNVANAGMPSVNNPMNASTNAAVPMQPNSNHLFHPGVPSMTTTPLHHQRLDTGFHVNPPISLVGNRQSNVGQPVVAGSNMTQNSSIPHTGNIDHMQQPQPQQQPQPQPQQQPQQPRPRQQQQPRPGVSEALPGWDPQLPHAVPKNK; from the exons ATGCATTCAGTATTCACCGCGGACGACTCCTCCGATCCGTTTTGGGCGCTGTCGTCGCCGGCGGCGGAGATGAATCGGAGCGCTTCGGAGTGGGCCTTTGAGCAGTTCCTCGACGAGTTCTCGACGCCGGCCGCCACTCCTCGGCAATCGGTCGCCGAGCAATTTCCCGTCTCATCCGCCGCTTCCTGTTCCGTCGTGTCTCAGTCGTCGACGTCGAAGCGCGACGATGTGGACGAAGAGGTAGTTGAGATTAAGAAGCCCGATCGTAATCGTCAACAACCACCACCTCAGCAGCTCAATCATCCTCCGCCGCCGACGGTGTTGGATCCAGCTCCGAAGGCTCCGGTTAACTCGGACCAGTACCGCGAATTTCTTAAGAACCGGCTCGATCTGGCTTGCGCAGCA GCATCGTCTTTGACGCCTGTGGATTTGGGTAATCTAGCCGAGAATCAATCGCCCGTGTCGAAGCCTTCACAATTAGCCCCTACTCGATCGCTTGATAAAG ATTCTGGTAATGGTTTGCCAATGACACAAAATGAAGCTGACGCTAGTCCGCTTGGCATTTCGGCTTCACCTGCAGCTCAGAGGAGAACTCCGGTGCTGAGTAAGCAAACAACAAGTGGATCGTCGAAAGAGGACTCGGATGATGATGATCTCGAAGGAGACATTGAGATTAATGAGAACATGGATCCTTCTGATGTGAAACGGGCTAGGAG GATGCTGTCCAATCGAGAGTCAGCTAGACGCTCAAGGAGGAGAAAACAAGCCCAAATGAGTGAACTTGAGACACAG GTTGGTCAGCTAAGAGTTGAACACTCTGGGCTGTTAAAACGTCTCACTGATGTGAACCAAAAATATGATAATGCTGCTGTTGACAACAGAATATTAAGGGCTGATATTGAGACGTTAAGAGCAAAG gTGAAAATGGCAGAAGAATCTGTGAAGAGAGTGACGGGGATCAACCCGCTACTTCTAGCCATGTCAAATGTAGCTAACGCAGGCATGCCATCAGTGAACAACCCAATGAATGCATCTACAAATGCTGCTGTGCCAATGCAACCGAACTCCAACCACCTCTTTCACCCGGGAGTTCCTAGTATGACCACTACTCCTCTGCATCACCAGAGATTGGACACTGGCTTTCACGTGAACCCCCCAATCTCTCTGGTTGGGAACCGACAGAGTAATGTTGGCCAACCAGTTGTCGCTGGAAGCAACATGACTCAAAACTCTTCAATTCCGCACACAGGCAACATAGATCACATGCAGCAGCCGCAGCCGCAACAGCAGCCGCAACCGCAGCCGCAACAGCAGCCGCAGCAGCCACGGCCacggcagcagcagcagccacGGCCAGGAGTGAGTGAAGCATTGCCGGGATGGGACCCGCAGCTCCCTCACGCCGTCCCAAAGAATAAGTAG
- the LOC103445732 gene encoding histone acetyltransferase GCN5, translating into MDTHSSHLAASNRSRSSQTPSPSHSASASATSSIHKRKLASEDHAPPFPPSSFSADTRDGALTSNDDLESISARGGGADSDSDDESDALVDDDEEDFDNDSSMRNFTAARLDNSGGSAVARNSKLKIENSTVKNEPSDGAKEGGAPAGAGASGTTAAAGSVPGIVVKEDASKIFTENIQTSGAYSAREESLKREEEAGRLKFVCLSNDGIDQHMIWLVGLKNIFARQLPNMPKEYIVRLVMDRSHKSVMVIRRNHVVGGITYRPYISQRFGEIAFCAITADEQVKGYGTRLMNHLKQHARDEDGLTHFLTYADNNAVGYFIKQGFTKEIHLEKDRWHGYIKDYDGGILMECRIDPKLPYTDLSTMIRRQRQAIDEKIRELSNCHIVYPGIEFQKKEAGIPKKIIKAEEIPGLREAGWTPDQWGHSRFVTLSGSTDSARKHFTAFMRALLKSMHEHADAWPFKEPVDARDVPDYYDIIKDPMDLRTMSKRVESEQYYVTFEMFVADAKRMFANARTYNSPDTIYYKCATRLEAHFQSKVQLGLQGGGAKIQ; encoded by the exons ATGGACACGCACTCCTCGCACCTCGCCGCGTCGAACCGTTCGCGGAGCTCGCAGACCCCATCCCCGTCGCACTCGGCCTCGGCTTCAGCCACCTCATCGATCCACAAGCGCAAGCTCGCATCCGAGGATCACGCACCGCCGTTCCCTCCCTCTTCCTTCTCGGCCGACACTCGCGACGGCGCGTTAACGTCTAACGACGACCTCGAGAGCATTTCTGCTCGCGGCGGCGGCGCCGATTCCGACTCGGACGATGAGTCCGACGCTCTGGTCGACGACGATGAGGAGGACTTCGACAACGACTCCTCCATGCGAAACTTCACGGCTGCGCGCCTCGATAACAGCGGGGGTTCTGCTGTGGCGCGCAACTCTaaactcaaaattgagaacTCGACGGTCAAGAATGAGCCTTCGGATGGCGCGAAAGAAGGCGGCGCCCCCGCCGGAGCCGGTGCCTCGGGGACCACCGCAGCCGCAGGGTCGGTTCCGGGGATCGTGGTGAAGGAGGACGCCTCTAAGATTTTCACTGAGAATATACAGACCAGTGGAGCTTACAGTGCTAGAGAAGAGAGTTTGAAGAGAGAG GAGGAAGCAGGGAGGCTCAAGTTTGTGTGCCTTTCGAATGATGGTATTGATCAGCATATGATTTG GTTGGTAGGATTGAAGAACATATTTGCCAGGCAACTACCAAACATGCCAAAGGAGTACATTGTCCGACTTGTTATGGATAG AAGTCATAAATCAGTTATGGTTATCAGGCGTAATCATGTTGTCGGTGGCATAACATATCGACCATATATCAG TCAAAGGTTTGGAGAGATAGCCTTTTGTGCAATCACAGCTGATGAACAAGTTAAAGGTTATGGTACTAGACTGATGAATCACTTAAAACAGCATGCACGGGATGAGGACGGCCTAACCCATTTCCTGACTTATGCTGACAATAATGCTGTTGGCTACTTTATTAAACAG GGTTTCACAAAAGAGATTCACTTGGAGAAAGACCGATGGCACGG CTATATAAAAGATTACGATGGAGGAATCCTAATGGAATGCAGAATTGACCCAAAGCTTCCATACACCGACTTATCCACTATGATTCGTCGTCAGAGGCAG GCAATCGATGAAAAGATAAGAGAGCTCTCAAACTGCCACATTGTTTATCCTGGCATAGAGTTTCAAAAG AAAGAAGCTGGTATAcctaaaaaaatcatcaaggCCGAGGAAATCCCTGGCTTGA GGGAGGCTGGGTGGACCCCGGATCAATGGGGACATTCACGCTTTGTAACTTTGAGTGGTTCCACAGACAGTGCCAGGAAGCATTTTACTGCATTCATGCGAGCACTTCTAAAG AGTATGCATGAACATGCTGATGCCTGGCCTTTCAAGGAACCAGTCGACGCACGTGATGTTCCTGATTATTATGACATCATAAAAGATCCTATGG ATCTGAGGACGATGTCAAAGAGGGTAGAGTCGGAGCAGTATTATGTAACATTCGAGATGTTTGTTGCAGATGCCAAGAGGATGTTTGCAAATGCACGCACCTACAACTCCCCGGACACCATTTACTACAAATGCGCAACAAG GCTGGAAGCCCATTTTCAAAGCAAGGTTCAGTTAGGTCTCCAAGGTGGTGGTGCCAAAATCCAGtag
- the LOC103445714 gene encoding transcription factor UNE12-like, whose translation MANNPSEAQADDFLEQILGLQNFASADANLARSDGGLAGGQVSQASMMLQLNSGNGSGHIGGGGGGFHGGVFPLGLSLEQGKAGFLKHEEASGSGKRFQDDVVDSRGSSVKNVFHGQPISNTVAAAPHPPAMRPRVRARRGQATDPHSIAERLRRERIAERIRALQELVPSVNKTDRAAMLDEIMDYVKFLRLQVKVLSMSRLGGAGAVAPLVTDIPLSSVEEEGGEGGRNQPAWDKWSNDGTERQVAKLMEENVGAAMQFLQSKALCIMPISLASAIYHTQSPDTSSVVKPEMNPPS comes from the exons ATGGCCAACAACCCCTCGGAGGCCCAGGCCGACGATTTCCTCGAGCAAATTCTCGGCCTTCAGAACTTCGCTTCCGCCGATGCTAATTTGGCGCGAAGCGATGGGGGTTTGGCTGGAGGTCAAGTGTCTCAGGCGTCAATGATGCTGCAGCTGAACTCCGGCAACGGCTCAGGCCACATAGGCGGCGGCGGTGGGGGGTTCCATGGAGGGGTGTTTCCGTTGGGGTTGAGCTTGGAGCAGGGGAAAGCTGGGTTTTTGAAGCACGAGGAGGCTTCTGGGAGCGGGAAGCGGTTCCAAGACGACGTCGTTGATAGTCGAGGTTCATCTGTGAAAAAT GTTTTCCATGGCCAACCTATCTCAAATACAGTTGCTGCAGCACCACATCCACCAGCAATGCGACCAAGGGTGCGAGCTAGAAGAGGACAAGCCACCGATCCACACAGCATTGCCGAGCGG TTGCGCCGAGAAAGAATAGCAGAAAGAATCAGAGCATTGCAGGAACTAGTTCCTAGCGTCAACAAG ACAGATAGAGCTGCCATGCTTGATGAGATAATGGATTACGTGAAGTTCCTAAGGCTCCAAGTAAAG GTTTTGAGCATGAGTAGATTGGGCGGAGCTGGTGCTGTGGCACCACTTGTAACGGATATTCCACTATCTTCCGTTGAG GAAGAAGGTGGCGAAGGTGGTAGAAACCAACCGGCGTGGGATAAGTGGTCTAATGATGGCACAGAACGACAAGTGGCTAAGCTTATGGAAGAAAACGTTGGGGCTGCAATGCAGTTCCTCCAATCAAAGGCTCTCTGCATCATGCCCATCTCACTGGCCTCAGCAATTTACCACACGCAATCACCGGACACCTCTAGCGTTGTCAAGCCTGAAATGAACCCTCCTTCCTAA
- the LOC103445712 gene encoding light-inducible protein CPRF2-like isoform X2 — MHSVFTADDSSDPFWALSSPAAEMNRSASEWAFEQFLDEFSTPAATPRQSVAEQFPVSSAASCSVVSQSSTSKRDDVDEEVVEIKKPDRNRQQPPPQQLNHPPPPTVLDPAPKAPVNSDQYREFLKNRLDLACAAVALSRASSLTPVDLGNLAENQSPVSKPSQLAPTRSLDKDSGNGLPMTQNEADASPLGISASPAAQRRTPVLSKQTTSGSSKEDSDDDDLEGDIEINENMDPSDVKRARRMLSNRESARRSRRRKQAQMSELETQVGQLRVEHSGLLKRLTDVNQKYDNAAVDNRILRADIETLRAKVKMAEESVKRVTGINPLLLAMSNVANAGMPSVNNPMNASTNAAVPMQPNSNHLFHPGVPSMTTTPLHHQRLDTGFHVNPPISLVGNRQSNVGQPVVAGSNMTQNSSIPHTGNIDHMQQPQPQQQPQPQPQQQPQQPRPRQQQQPRPGVSEALPGWDPQLPHAVPKNK, encoded by the exons ATGCATTCAGTATTCACCGCGGACGACTCCTCCGATCCGTTTTGGGCGCTGTCGTCGCCGGCGGCGGAGATGAATCGGAGCGCTTCGGAGTGGGCCTTTGAGCAGTTCCTCGACGAGTTCTCGACGCCGGCCGCCACTCCTCGGCAATCGGTCGCCGAGCAATTTCCCGTCTCATCCGCCGCTTCCTGTTCCGTCGTGTCTCAGTCGTCGACGTCGAAGCGCGACGATGTGGACGAAGAGGTAGTTGAGATTAAGAAGCCCGATCGTAATCGTCAACAACCACCACCTCAGCAGCTCAATCATCCTCCGCCGCCGACGGTGTTGGATCCAGCTCCGAAGGCTCCGGTTAACTCGGACCAGTACCGCGAATTTCTTAAGAACCGGCTCGATCTGGCTTGCGCAGCAGTAGCTCTCTCTCGC GCATCGTCTTTGACGCCTGTGGATTTGGGTAATCTAGCCGAGAATCAATCGCCCGTGTCGAAGCCTTCACAATTAGCCCCTACTCGATCGCTTGATAAAG ATTCTGGTAATGGTTTGCCAATGACACAAAATGAAGCTGACGCTAGTCCGCTTGGCATTTCGGCTTCACCTGCAGCTCAGAGGAGAACTCCGGTGCTGAGTAAGCAAACAACAAGTGGATCGTCGAAAGAGGACTCGGATGATGATGATCTCGAAGGAGACATTGAGATTAATGAGAACATGGATCCTTCTGATGTGAAACGGGCTAGGAG GATGCTGTCCAATCGAGAGTCAGCTAGACGCTCAAGGAGGAGAAAACAAGCCCAAATGAGTGAACTTGAGACACAG GTTGGTCAGCTAAGAGTTGAACACTCTGGGCTGTTAAAACGTCTCACTGATGTGAACCAAAAATATGATAATGCTGCTGTTGACAACAGAATATTAAGGGCTGATATTGAGACGTTAAGAGCAAAG gTGAAAATGGCAGAAGAATCTGTGAAGAGAGTGACGGGGATCAACCCGCTACTTCTAGCCATGTCAAATGTAGCTAACGCAGGCATGCCATCAGTGAACAACCCAATGAATGCATCTACAAATGCTGCTGTGCCAATGCAACCGAACTCCAACCACCTCTTTCACCCGGGAGTTCCTAGTATGACCACTACTCCTCTGCATCACCAGAGATTGGACACTGGCTTTCACGTGAACCCCCCAATCTCTCTGGTTGGGAACCGACAGAGTAATGTTGGCCAACCAGTTGTCGCTGGAAGCAACATGACTCAAAACTCTTCAATTCCGCACACAGGCAACATAGATCACATGCAGCAGCCGCAGCCGCAACAGCAGCCGCAACCGCAGCCGCAACAGCAGCCGCAGCAGCCACGGCCacggcagcagcagcagccacGGCCAGGAGTGAGTGAAGCATTGCCGGGATGGGACCCGCAGCTCCCTCACGCCGTCCCAAAGAATAAGTAG